TTGGCACCCTGCACCACAAGGCGGATCAAATCGCGGGTGGCGCCTTCGCTGACATCGCCGCCGCCCAGAAACAGTCGCAAGACAATCGGCCCCATGATCGCATCGATCAGCAGATCGACGTTTTGCGGTGGCGTAATTTCCCCGTTCGCAATGGCGTGATCGAGGATTTCTCGCACCGGGGCCTTTCGTTGCTCGATATAGGTGTGCAGGGCTTCCATCAGGGCGGGATTGTCGGCGCACTGGGCCACCAGAGATGGCATCATCGTGACCATTCTGGTCTGGGCCTCGCGTTGCCCGGGCGTATTTTTGACCAGATCCACGAATTGCTGAATGACGCCGGTCAGACTTTCGATCACGTCGCCCCTGATTTCAGCCGTGATCGGCGGAATCGCGCCCAATGCGGCAATGACCACTTCCTCACGCGAGCGCCAGCGGCGATAAATCGTTGCCTTGCTGACCGATGCCGCCGCCGCCACACGATCCAGCGTGAAGCCCTGCAGGCCAAACTGGAGCAGGATCAGCATCGCCTGATCGAGTATCGCACGCTCGGCTTCCGGACTGCGCCGCCGTCCGCGCCGCCTGGGGCTCTCCTCTGGCAAATTCCCGCTCAAACCATCTCATCCCCGAAGATCAATGTCGCATGGGTAATTGTCCGATGGTTGCGGGTCAACAAAGCACATCCCCTGAAGACCATTCCATAAAAGGATAAAAAATTCATTTGTGTACTCATGAGTACCTATTTATCGGAAACGCAATACATTCGAATCATGAGCATGAAATTTATCATTTCATGTGGGGTACGGATGCGTACCTGATAGGGAGGAAGATCATGTCGTTCAATTTCTGTGGATACCGGCTTGCAACCAGCGTCCTCGCGATCTGCGTTGGTTCTGCTCAGGCCATGGCGCAGGATGAACATGGGCAGTCGGAAATCGTCGTCACGGCATCACGGACGGGCGAATCCCGTCTCAGCGACACCCCGATCGCCATCACCGCACTCTCTGCCGAACAGCTCGACCAGCGCGGGGTGAACGACATCCGCGGGCTGACCGATTATACGCCCAATCTGCAGATTGCTGACTTTGCCGGGTACGCGCAGATCTTCATCCGCGGGGTCGGCTCCAACGATCCGTTCGCCGGAACCGATCCCAGTTCGACCGTGCATCTTGACGGGGTCTATCTAGGCCGGACGCTGGGCTATTTTTCCAGTTTTCTGGATGTCGAACGGATCGAGGTCCTGCGCGGGCCGCAGGGCACGCTCTATGGTCGCAACTCCGTGGGCGGTACGATCAACGTTATCACCCGCAAGCCGACGGATAGCTTCCAGGCCCGCGTTCAGGTGGGTGCAGGGACATACGGTACGGCATCGGGCGCAGCCTATGTCAGTGGCGGATTGGGCGGCGGCATTGCCGCGGGTCTTGCCGTTCAGTACCGCCACAATGGTGATTATTTCGACAATGTCTCCACAGGCGGCGATATAGGGCGGGACAGCAATTTCGGCATCCGGGGGCAGATCGTTGCCCCGCTCGGCGCGGGTGAGGCCATTCTGCGCGGTGACTATACCCACCAGAAAGGCCGGCTTGTCGGCTATTCCAAATTGCTCGGCCCGACGGGTCTGGCAACCGACGACGCGGTGCTGGGCGATTTCGACAAGGTTTCGCTGAACCGCCATAACCGCCAGAAGCAGTCGGGTGGCGGTGTTTCCCTGGAACTGAGCTATCCCCTGTCTGACACGGTAACGCTGAAATCGCTGTCATCCTGGCGCCAGCTGCATGGCGATCTGGATTACGATTCCGATGCGAGCGCGATCGATATCGGGCGGTCCACAGTCAACCTGCGGCAGGAACAGTATAGCGAAGACTTCTCGCTGACCGGCAAGTTCGACAATCTCACCCTGTTCGCAGGCCTGTTCTATTTCCATGAAAAGGTGAAAGAGCCGCTGCGCTTTTCGCTCTTTCCGGCAGGCGCCAGCAATTTCCGGCTTCCCGAAATCCGCACCAGTTCCATCGCATTTTACGGCCAGGCCGAATACGATGTGACACCGCAGTTCTCGCTTGTGGCAGGGGTGCGTTACACGCGCGAACGCAAGAAGCTGAATGGCCGGTTCCTCTGGACGGCAT
This genomic window from Caenibius tardaugens NBRC 16725 contains:
- a CDS encoding TetR-like C-terminal domain-containing protein produces the protein MSGNLPEESPRRRGRRRSPEAERAILDQAMLILLQFGLQGFTLDRVAAAASVSKATIYRRWRSREEVVIAALGAIPPITAEIRGDVIESLTGVIQQFVDLVKNTPGQREAQTRMVTMMPSLVAQCADNPALMEALHTYIEQRKAPVREILDHAIANGEITPPQNVDLLIDAIMGPIVLRLFLGGGDVSEGATRDLIRLVVQGANTLPSLTGE
- a CDS encoding TonB-dependent receptor produces the protein MSFNFCGYRLATSVLAICVGSAQAMAQDEHGQSEIVVTASRTGESRLSDTPIAITALSAEQLDQRGVNDIRGLTDYTPNLQIADFAGYAQIFIRGVGSNDPFAGTDPSSTVHLDGVYLGRTLGYFSSFLDVERIEVLRGPQGTLYGRNSVGGTINVITRKPTDSFQARVQVGAGTYGTASGAAYVSGGLGGGIAAGLAVQYRHNGDYFDNVSTGGDIGRDSNFGIRGQIVAPLGAGEAILRGDYTHQKGRLVGYSKLLGPTGLATDDAVLGDFDKVSLNRHNRQKQSGGGVSLELSYPLSDTVTLKSLSSWRQLHGDLDYDSDASAIDIGRSTVNLRQEQYSEDFSLTGKFDNLTLFAGLFYFHEKVKEPLRFSLFPAGASNFRLPEIRTSSIAFYGQAEYDVTPQFSLVAGVRYTRERKKLNGRFLWTASASPDFDTALAAPAIGAPYFYDPFTVNASETYDAWTPKFGINFRPDAKTLIYASVTRGFKSGGYDMGSTDRTNAERGFAPELLWSYEVGAKTSLLDRKLDIALTGFRYDYDDLQVTLFVPPSYAVTQNAASARTYGVELEMQARPAQGLTLSGTLAYLDAKYRQYTGAYTAAFGAFDATGKRLNNAPEWAFTVGAQYEFPLAGGNSYIGADYKWQDDLYFSPANNGVGAVTGYLEQQKAYGLLNARIGWTSDDGRYGLALVGRNLLDKNYVLSTASYTAAISGRPGTPRTVDATFTVNW